One part of the Sphingopyxis sp. TUF1 genome encodes these proteins:
- a CDS encoding undecaprenyl-diphosphate phosphatase, with protein MHDLATIILLGIIEGLTEFLPVSSTGHLILASELLGFTGEGSAAFKIAIQLGAILAVLVAYRARFWAVGMGLLRAEPSAVAFTRNILIGFLPAMLVGAVAYEGIRALLESPATVAAALLVGGVAILAIERMVKEVKVESVEAMPVRTAIAIGVMQCIAMIPGVSRSGATIMGALLMGVERKTAAEFSFFLAVPTMMGATAYSLWKDRAILTFDDMNAIAIGLFVAFLVALVVVKAFVAIVGRFGFAPFAWYRIVVGAGALIWLALR; from the coding sequence ATGCACGATCTTGCCACCATCATCCTGCTCGGCATCATCGAGGGGCTGACCGAGTTCCTTCCGGTCTCTTCGACGGGGCATCTGATCTTGGCGAGCGAGTTGCTGGGCTTTACCGGCGAAGGATCGGCGGCGTTCAAGATCGCGATCCAGCTCGGCGCGATCCTCGCGGTGCTCGTCGCCTATCGCGCGCGCTTCTGGGCGGTCGGCATGGGCCTGTTGCGCGCCGAGCCTTCCGCGGTTGCCTTCACGCGCAACATATTGATCGGCTTTCTGCCCGCCATGCTCGTCGGCGCCGTCGCTTATGAAGGGATTCGCGCGCTGCTCGAATCGCCTGCGACGGTCGCGGCCGCGCTGCTCGTCGGCGGCGTCGCGATTCTCGCGATCGAGCGGATGGTCAAGGAAGTGAAGGTCGAAAGCGTCGAGGCGATGCCGGTGCGCACCGCGATCGCGATCGGCGTGATGCAGTGCATCGCGATGATCCCCGGCGTCAGCCGGTCGGGCGCGACGATCATGGGCGCGCTGCTGATGGGCGTCGAGCGCAAGACGGCGGCCGAGTTCAGCTTTTTCCTCGCGGTGCCTACAATGATGGGCGCGACGGCCTATTCATTGTGGAAGGATCGCGCGATCCTGACCTTCGACGATATGAACGCAATTGCGATCGGCCTCTTCGTCGCCTTTCTGGTCGCGCTGGTCGTAGTGAAGGCGTTTGTCGCGATCGTCGGCCGCTTTGGTTTTGCACCCTTCGCCTGGTACCGGATCGTCGTCGGTGCAGGGGCGCTGATTTGGCTCGCATTGAGATAG
- the gltB gene encoding glutamate synthase large subunit, whose product MMTHYPTPDHARLAAEGMYRPDLESDACGVGMVAATDGKPSRRVVEAAIEALRAVWHRGAVDADGMTGDGAGIHVDLPERFFDDAIAASGHKVRPNRLAVGMVFLPRTDLGAQEECRTIVEAEIIDAGFTIYGWRQVPVDVSVIGDKAQRTRPEIEQIMIAGPLPEEQSIDEFEKQLYLVRRRIEKKVIAAQIADFYICSLSARSIIYKGLFLAESLADFYPDLTSKLFESRVAIFHQRYSTNTFPQWWLAQPFRTLAHNGEINTIRGNKNWMKSHEIKMASLAFGEHSEDIKPVIPAGASDTAALDAVFETLCRAGRDAPTAKLILVPEAWVNEPEMPDAHRAMYNYLASVMEPWDGPAALAMTDGRWAVAGMDRNALRPLRYTLTADNLLVVGSESGMVLLPEASVRKKGRLGPGQMIAVDLDKGTLYEDRAIKDKIAGGADYAARVKGFRTMADLPRGGRASLAAWDRSELLRRQVAAGLTMEDMELILAPMVEDAKEAVGSMGDDTPLAVISDKPRHVAQFFRQNFSQVTNPPIDSLRERHVMSLKTRFANLANILDEKGQSDHVLVIDSPVLVGDDWDRLRAYFGDAVADIDCTFPVGGDASTLRDAIARVRREAEDAVRAGRSELFLTDQSIGENRVGMAMVLAAAAVHTHLVRKGLRSYASINVRSAEVLDTHAFAVLIGVGATTVHAYLAEATIADRHARGLFGSELTLDDCRLRFRKAIDDGLLKILAKMGIAVISSYRGGYNFEAVGLSRALVKDLFPGMPAKISGEGYQSLFINATEKHTAAFDRRVTTLPIGGFYRQRAGGEAHAYSAQLMHLLQTAVATDSYSTYLQFSRGVADLPPIYLRDLMEFNYPAQGVALDSVEAITEIRKRFVTPGMSLGALSPEAHETLAIAMNRIGAKAVSGEGGEASERYRPYANGDNANSNIKQIASGRFGVTAEYLGACDEIEIKVAQGAKPGEGGQLPGFKVTEFIARLRHATPGVTLISPPPHHDIYSIEDLAQLIYDLKQINPKARVCVKLVSSAGIGTVAAGVAKAHADVILVAGNTGGTGASPQTSVKYAGTPWEMGLSEVNQVLTLNGLRHRIRLRTDGGLKTGRDIVIAAILGAEEFGIGTLSLVAMGCIMVRQCHSNTCPVGVCTQDEKLRQKFTGSPEKVINLMTFIAEEVREILAKLGCRSLDEVIGRTELLRQVSRGAEHLDDLDLNPILAKVDAPDEQRRSQGPHFRNPVPDSLDAQILNDAKPLFDRGERMQLTYNVRNTHRAVGTRLSAEVTARFGMKGLADNHVQVRLRGTAGQSLGAFLCQGITLEVFGDANDYVGKGLSGGRIIVRPTVSSPLVSQHNSIVGNTVLYGATAGTLLAAGQAGERFAVRNSGANVVIEGCGANGCEYMTGGTAVILGPVGSNFGAGMTGGMAFVLDTDDRFERRANGESIVWQRLASSHWEGVLKELVEDHAKATGSKWSAEILADWDRWRQRFWQVCPKEMLSRLTHSLNEEAVEVVAAE is encoded by the coding sequence ATGATGACCCACTACCCCACCCCCGACCATGCGCGCCTCGCGGCCGAAGGCATGTATCGCCCCGACCTCGAATCCGATGCCTGCGGCGTCGGCATGGTCGCGGCGACCGATGGCAAGCCGTCGCGCCGCGTCGTCGAGGCGGCGATCGAGGCGCTGCGCGCCGTCTGGCACCGCGGCGCCGTCGATGCCGACGGCATGACCGGGGATGGGGCGGGCATTCACGTCGACCTGCCCGAACGCTTTTTCGACGATGCGATTGCGGCGTCGGGGCACAAGGTGCGCCCGAACCGCCTCGCCGTCGGCATGGTTTTCCTGCCGCGCACCGACCTCGGCGCGCAGGAGGAATGCCGCACGATCGTCGAGGCCGAGATCATCGACGCGGGATTCACCATCTACGGCTGGCGACAGGTGCCCGTCGATGTGTCGGTGATCGGCGACAAGGCGCAGCGCACGCGCCCCGAGATCGAACAGATCATGATCGCGGGCCCGCTGCCCGAAGAGCAATCGATCGACGAGTTCGAAAAGCAGCTCTACCTCGTCCGCCGCCGCATCGAGAAAAAGGTGATCGCAGCGCAGATTGCCGATTTCTACATCTGCAGCCTGTCGGCGCGCTCGATCATCTACAAGGGATTGTTCCTCGCCGAGAGCCTGGCCGATTTCTATCCCGACCTCACCAGCAAGCTGTTCGAAAGCCGCGTCGCGATCTTTCACCAGCGCTATTCGACCAACACTTTCCCTCAATGGTGGCTGGCTCAGCCGTTCCGTACGCTCGCGCATAATGGCGAGATCAACACGATCCGCGGCAACAAGAACTGGATGAAGAGCCACGAGATCAAGATGGCGAGTCTCGCATTCGGCGAGCATTCGGAGGACATCAAGCCGGTGATCCCGGCGGGCGCGAGCGATACCGCCGCGCTCGACGCGGTGTTCGAGACTTTGTGCCGCGCCGGCCGCGACGCGCCGACCGCCAAGCTGATCCTGGTGCCCGAGGCGTGGGTCAACGAGCCTGAAATGCCCGACGCCCACCGCGCGATGTATAATTATCTCGCCAGCGTGATGGAGCCGTGGGACGGTCCTGCCGCGCTGGCGATGACCGACGGCCGCTGGGCGGTCGCGGGGATGGACCGCAACGCGCTGCGCCCGCTGCGCTATACGCTCACCGCCGACAATCTGCTCGTCGTCGGCTCCGAAAGCGGCATGGTGCTGCTGCCCGAGGCGAGCGTGCGCAAGAAGGGTCGGCTCGGCCCGGGCCAGATGATCGCCGTCGATCTCGACAAGGGCACGCTTTACGAAGACCGCGCGATCAAGGACAAGATCGCGGGCGGCGCCGACTATGCCGCGCGCGTCAAGGGTTTCCGCACGATGGCCGACCTGCCCAGAGGCGGCCGGGCGAGCCTTGCGGCATGGGACCGCAGCGAACTGCTCCGCCGTCAGGTCGCCGCGGGACTCACGATGGAGGATATGGAGCTGATCCTCGCGCCGATGGTCGAGGATGCGAAGGAAGCCGTGGGGTCGATGGGCGACGACACGCCGCTCGCGGTGATTTCGGACAAGCCGCGCCACGTCGCGCAGTTTTTCCGCCAGAATTTCAGCCAGGTCACGAACCCGCCGATCGACAGTCTGCGCGAACGCCATGTGATGAGCCTGAAAACCCGCTTTGCCAACCTCGCCAACATCCTCGACGAGAAAGGCCAGAGCGACCATGTCCTTGTCATCGACTCGCCCGTGCTCGTCGGCGACGACTGGGATCGGTTGCGCGCCTATTTCGGCGATGCGGTCGCCGACATCGACTGCACCTTCCCCGTCGGCGGCGACGCCTCGACGCTGCGCGATGCGATCGCGCGGGTGCGGCGCGAGGCCGAGGATGCGGTGCGCGCCGGGCGCAGCGAGCTGTTCCTGACCGACCAGAGCATCGGCGAAAATCGCGTCGGCATGGCGATGGTGCTCGCCGCCGCGGCGGTCCACACGCATCTCGTGCGCAAAGGTCTGCGCAGCTATGCCTCGATCAACGTCCGCTCGGCCGAAGTGCTCGACACCCACGCCTTTGCCGTGCTGATCGGCGTCGGCGCGACGACGGTCCACGCCTATCTGGCCGAAGCGACGATCGCCGACCGCCACGCGCGCGGGCTGTTCGGCAGCGAACTGACGCTCGACGACTGCCGCCTTCGGTTCCGCAAGGCGATTGACGACGGGCTATTGAAAATCCTCGCCAAGATGGGGATCGCAGTGATCTCCTCCTATCGCGGCGGCTATAATTTCGAAGCGGTGGGATTGAGCCGCGCGCTCGTCAAGGACCTGTTCCCCGGGATGCCCGCGAAGATTTCGGGCGAAGGCTATCAGTCGCTGTTCATCAACGCGACTGAGAAGCACACGGCGGCTTTCGATCGGCGCGTCACCACGCTGCCCATCGGCGGCTTCTATCGGCAGCGCGCAGGGGGCGAGGCGCACGCCTATTCGGCGCAGTTGATGCACCTGCTCCAGACCGCGGTCGCAACCGACAGCTATTCGACCTATCTGCAATTTTCGCGCGGGGTCGCCGACCTGCCGCCGATTTACCTCCGCGATCTGATGGAGTTCAACTATCCCGCGCAGGGTGTCGCGCTCGACAGCGTCGAGGCGATCACCGAAATCCGCAAGCGCTTCGTCACCCCCGGCATGTCGCTCGGCGCGCTGTCGCCCGAAGCGCACGAGACGCTGGCGATCGCCATGAACCGCATCGGTGCCAAGGCGGTGTCGGGCGAAGGCGGCGAGGCGAGCGAACGCTACAGACCCTATGCCAACGGCGACAACGCGAACAGCAACATCAAACAGATCGCGAGCGGACGTTTCGGCGTTACCGCCGAATATCTGGGCGCGTGCGACGAAATAGAGATCAAGGTGGCGCAGGGCGCCAAGCCTGGCGAGGGCGGCCAGCTTCCGGGCTTCAAGGTCACCGAATTCATCGCGCGCCTGCGCCATGCGACGCCGGGGGTGACGCTGATTTCGCCGCCACCGCACCATGACATTTATTCGATCGAGGATCTGGCGCAGCTCATCTACGACCTGAAGCAGATCAATCCGAAAGCGCGCGTCTGCGTGAAGCTCGTCAGTTCGGCGGGCATCGGCACCGTCGCTGCGGGGGTCGCGAAAGCCCATGCGGATGTCATCCTCGTCGCAGGCAACACTGGCGGCACCGGCGCCAGCCCGCAGACCAGCGTCAAATATGCCGGCACGCCCTGGGAAATGGGCCTGTCCGAAGTCAATCAGGTGCTCACGCTCAACGGCCTGCGCCACCGCATCCGCCTGCGCACCGACGGCGGGCTCAAGACCGGCCGCGACATTGTGATCGCCGCGATCCTCGGCGCCGAGGAGTTCGGCATCGGCACGCTCAGCCTCGTCGCGATGGGTTGCATCATGGTGCGTCAGTGCCATTCGAACACCTGCCCGGTCGGCGTCTGCACACAGGACGAGAAGCTCCGTCAGAAGTTCACGGGGTCGCCCGAGAAAGTCATCAATTTGATGACCTTCATCGCCGAGGAAGTGCGCGAAATCCTCGCCAAACTGGGCTGCCGCAGCCTCGACGAGGTGATCGGCCGCACCGAGCTGTTGCGTCAGGTCAGCCGCGGCGCCGAACATCTCGACGACCTCGACCTCAACCCTATTCTGGCCAAAGTCGACGCCCCCGACGAGCAGCGCCGCTCACAGGGGCCACACTTCCGCAATCCGGTGCCCGACAGCCTCGACGCGCAGATCTTGAACGATGCGAAGCCGCTGTTCGATCGCGGCGAGCGGATGCAGCTGACCTATAATGTCCGCAACACGCACCGCGCTGTCGGCACGCGCCTGTCGGCCGAGGTCACGGCACGCTTCGGCATGAAGGGGCTCGCCGACAATCATGTGCAGGTACGGCTGCGCGGCACCGCGGGGCAATCGCTCGGCGCTTTTCTGTGCCAGGGCATCACGCTCGAAGTGTTCGGCGACGCCAATGACTATGTCGGCAAGGGACTGTCGGGCGGCCGCATCATCGTGCGTCCGACCGTTTCGAGCCCGCTCGTCAGCCAGCACAACAGCATCGTCGGCAACACCGTGCTTTACGGCGCAACCGCGGGCACCCTGCTCGCCGCGGGTCAGGCGGGCGAGCGCTTCGCGGTGCGTAACTCGGGCGCGAACGTCGTGATCGAGGGCTGCGGCGCGAATGGCTGTGAATATATGACCGGCGGCACCGCCGTCATCCTCGGCCCCGTCGGGTCGAATTTCGGCGCGGGGATGACCGGCGGCATGGCGTTTGTGCTCGACACCGACGACCGGTTCGAACGCCGCGCCAACGGCGAATCGATCGTCTGGCAGCGGCTTGCGAGCAGCCACTGGGAAGGCGTGCTCAAGGAACTGGTCGAGGATCACGCCAAGGCCACGGGCAGCAAATGGTCGGCCGAAATCCTCGCCGACTGGGACCGCTGGCGCCAGCGTTTCTGGCAGGTGTGCCCGAAGGAGATGCTGAGCCGCCTGACGCATTCGCTGAACGAGGAAGCGGTCGAGGTTGTGGCGGCGGAGTAA
- a CDS encoding tyrosine-type recombinase/integrase produces MPLSDVQIRSLKPRDRVYKVSDAHSLYIEVHPTGARLWRFKYTMHGKQKRIALGAYPDVGLAEARRKRDEAKLKIHEGTDPLAERKRHKLVSKFKASNCFGDLAEEYIEMVTKEGRSEATIEKTKWLLEKLRPIAGTPIADLQAVDLFAVLKKIEAQGHFETARRCRSFASRVFRYAAASGRADADPTTLLRGALIAPRPKHHAALVEPEEVGGFLRALDGYSGYPITLLACKILPHVMARPGELRLARWAEFDFEKAVWTVPPERMKMRRPHYVPLSRQVIALLEELRPYVGGEDYVFPAFHTWKRPLSENTMNAAYRRMGYGPRDLTSHGFRATASSLLNQCGKWNPDAIERSLAHADNNQIRRIYNRTPYWDERVRMHQWWSDYLDALRSDDEAAISALLED; encoded by the coding sequence GTGCCTCTTAGCGATGTTCAAATCAGGTCCCTCAAGCCTCGGGATCGCGTCTACAAAGTCTCCGATGCCCACAGCCTCTACATCGAGGTGCATCCGACCGGTGCGCGCCTGTGGCGGTTCAAATACACCATGCATGGAAAGCAGAAGCGCATTGCGCTTGGCGCCTATCCAGATGTCGGCCTCGCCGAAGCCCGGCGCAAGCGCGACGAGGCCAAGCTGAAAATCCATGAGGGCACCGATCCGCTCGCGGAGCGGAAGCGTCATAAGCTCGTCAGCAAGTTCAAGGCCTCGAATTGTTTCGGCGATCTCGCCGAGGAATATATCGAGATGGTCACCAAGGAAGGCCGGAGCGAAGCGACGATTGAGAAGACGAAGTGGCTTCTCGAAAAGCTTCGGCCTATCGCCGGCACGCCCATTGCGGACCTGCAGGCCGTCGATCTCTTCGCTGTGCTCAAGAAGATCGAGGCGCAAGGGCATTTCGAGACGGCGCGTCGCTGCCGTTCCTTTGCGAGCCGTGTGTTTCGCTATGCTGCGGCGTCGGGGCGCGCGGACGCCGATCCGACAACGCTTCTGCGCGGCGCGCTGATTGCGCCGAGGCCGAAGCACCACGCTGCGCTCGTCGAGCCGGAAGAGGTCGGTGGGTTCCTGCGCGCGCTGGACGGATACTCGGGCTATCCGATCACCTTGCTCGCCTGCAAGATATTGCCGCACGTCATGGCGAGACCGGGCGAGTTGCGGCTTGCGCGCTGGGCCGAGTTCGATTTCGAGAAGGCCGTCTGGACGGTCCCCCCGGAGCGCATGAAGATGCGGCGGCCCCATTATGTCCCGTTGTCGCGGCAGGTGATCGCTCTGTTGGAAGAGCTTCGGCCTTATGTTGGCGGCGAGGATTATGTCTTTCCCGCGTTCCACACGTGGAAGCGACCGCTCAGCGAGAATACGATGAACGCCGCCTACCGCCGCATGGGCTATGGGCCGCGGGATTTGACGTCCCACGGATTTCGCGCGACCGCCTCATCGCTTCTCAACCAGTGCGGCAAGTGGAACCCCGATGCGATCGAACGGTCGCTCGCGCACGCCGACAACAATCAGATCCGCCGCATCTATAACCGGACGCCCTATTGGGATGAGCGGGTACGGATGCACCAATGGTGGAGTGACTATCTGGATGCGCTGCGCAGCGATGACGAAGCTGCGATCTCTGCCTTGCTGGAGGACTGA
- a CDS encoding DUF2059 domain-containing protein: MSTWKYMLLAGAAALAPPAALAAPTEAPLAELVAVPAEDEEAAPFDSEAAAEEAKAKMQKEMDEAIALVEKMFDTKSLPPIDPARLASAEQTTAALIPAGSIEKMLDNMYGRMFRTLMGEFSGQSDLMLSIKTGVESDQIAALDDATKAQIADLFDPHRKERGDQIERIAMPLIREALADMEPPMRAGLAKAYARKFSGAQLADVNAFLATPTGQLYASEWMALQADPEVMVAVVRAVPPLLTKFMDRAPEIEKDFKELPKERQLADFDDKELAKLAKLMKVDVSVLKEQRDMWNADSMEATEAAASDDYAADAAADAADAAAMAVENSEYDRSNWSDADRQRVAELEAAYMEAEAAAVEKARERLGRTPSD; this comes from the coding sequence ATGTCGACCTGGAAATATATGCTGCTCGCGGGTGCTGCGGCGCTGGCGCCGCCCGCCGCCCTGGCCGCGCCGACCGAAGCGCCGTTGGCGGAACTCGTCGCCGTGCCGGCAGAAGATGAGGAGGCGGCTCCGTTTGACAGCGAAGCCGCGGCCGAAGAGGCCAAGGCGAAGATGCAAAAGGAAATGGACGAGGCGATCGCCCTCGTCGAAAAAATGTTCGACACGAAAAGCCTGCCGCCGATCGACCCCGCGCGGCTGGCGAGTGCCGAACAGACGACGGCCGCGCTGATCCCCGCCGGAAGCATCGAAAAGATGCTCGACAATATGTACGGCCGGATGTTCCGCACGTTGATGGGCGAGTTCAGCGGCCAGTCGGACCTGATGCTGTCGATCAAGACCGGCGTCGAAAGCGATCAGATCGCCGCGCTCGACGACGCCACCAAGGCGCAGATTGCCGACCTGTTCGACCCCCATCGCAAGGAGCGCGGCGATCAGATCGAGCGCATCGCAATGCCGCTGATCCGCGAGGCGCTCGCCGATATGGAACCGCCGATGCGCGCGGGGCTGGCGAAGGCCTATGCGCGCAAGTTCAGCGGCGCGCAGCTGGCCGACGTCAACGCCTTCCTCGCGACGCCGACCGGCCAGCTCTACGCCAGCGAATGGATGGCGTTGCAGGCCGACCCCGAGGTCATGGTCGCGGTGGTCAGGGCCGTGCCCCCGCTGCTGACCAAATTCATGGACCGCGCGCCAGAAATCGAAAAGGATTTCAAGGAACTGCCGAAGGAAAGGCAGCTCGCCGATTTCGACGACAAGGAGCTGGCGAAGCTCGCCAAGCTGATGAAAGTCGATGTGAGCGTGCTCAAGGAGCAGCGCGACATGTGGAATGCCGATAGCATGGAGGCGACCGAAGCCGCGGCCTCTGATGATTATGCCGCCGATGCAGCCGCCGACGCTGCGGATGCCGCCGCGATGGCGGTGGAAAACAGCGAATATGACCGCAGCAACTGGTCCGATGCCGACCGCCAGCGCGTCGCGGAACTCGAGGCCGCCTATATGGAAGCCGAAGCCGCGGCGGTCGAAAAGGCGCGCGAACGGCTCGGCCGAACCCCTTCAGACTAG
- a CDS encoding NAD(P)-dependent oxidoreductase: MASDHMLQFVEREQSYPDKRSPAERARDFREIAERYAAPDADAQAARCSQCGVPYCSVHCPLHNHIPDWLRLTAEGRLREAYELSNATSTMPEICGRICPQDRLCEGNCVIEFSGHGAVTIGSVEKYITDTAWAEGWVEPLHVGAATGQSVGVIGAGPAGLTAAEYLRAAGHEVHVYDRHDRAGGLLTYGIPGFKLEKDVVMRRIDRLEQGGIHFHLGFAVGEDATLDQLRQKHDAILIATGVYKAREINVPGNAADGVIAALDYLIASNRKSFGDPVPAFDDGRLDARGKHVVVIGGGDTAMDCVRTAVRQGAKSVKCLYRRDRENMPGSQREVANAEEEGVEFVWLSAPESFTADKHVKEVAVAGMRLGAPDASGRRSPEVDPGRKFDVPADMVIKALGFDPEELPHLFGAPDLSVTRWGTLRVDHQTMMTSLPGVFAAGDIVRGASLVVWGIRDGRDVSDQMAKWLKAKAKSEKKAA; this comes from the coding sequence ATGGCTTCCGATCACATGCTCCAGTTTGTGGAGCGTGAACAATCCTATCCGGACAAGCGCTCACCCGCGGAGCGCGCGCGCGACTTTCGCGAGATCGCCGAACGTTACGCGGCGCCCGACGCCGACGCACAGGCCGCGCGCTGCTCGCAATGCGGCGTCCCGTATTGTTCGGTCCATTGTCCGCTGCACAATCATATCCCCGACTGGCTGCGCCTGACCGCCGAGGGGCGGCTGCGCGAGGCCTATGAGTTGAGCAACGCGACCTCGACGATGCCAGAGATATGCGGGCGCATCTGCCCGCAGGATCGCCTGTGCGAAGGCAATTGCGTGATCGAATTTTCGGGCCACGGCGCGGTGACGATCGGCAGCGTCGAAAAGTACATCACCGATACCGCCTGGGCCGAGGGCTGGGTCGAGCCGCTGCACGTTGGCGCCGCGACCGGCCAGTCGGTCGGGGTGATCGGTGCGGGGCCCGCGGGGCTGACCGCAGCCGAATATCTGCGCGCCGCGGGGCATGAGGTCCATGTCTATGACCGCCACGACCGCGCGGGCGGACTGCTCACCTATGGCATCCCCGGCTTCAAGCTGGAGAAGGATGTGGTGATGCGCCGCATCGACAGGCTCGAACAAGGCGGCATCCACTTCCACCTCGGCTTTGCGGTCGGCGAAGACGCGACGTTGGACCAGCTCCGCCAGAAGCATGACGCGATCCTGATCGCCACTGGCGTTTACAAGGCGCGCGAGATCAACGTCCCTGGCAATGCGGCCGACGGCGTGATCGCCGCGCTCGACTATCTGATTGCGTCGAACCGCAAGAGCTTTGGCGACCCGGTGCCCGCGTTCGACGACGGCCGCCTCGACGCCAGGGGCAAGCATGTCGTCGTCATCGGCGGCGGCGACACCGCGATGGATTGCGTTCGCACCGCGGTACGGCAGGGCGCCAAGTCGGTAAAATGCCTCTATCGCCGCGACCGCGAAAATATGCCGGGGTCGCAGCGCGAGGTCGCCAATGCCGAGGAGGAAGGCGTCGAGTTCGTCTGGCTGTCGGCCCCGGAAAGCTTCACTGCCGACAAGCATGTGAAAGAAGTCGCGGTCGCGGGAATGCGCCTCGGTGCCCCCGATGCGAGCGGCCGCCGCAGCCCCGAAGTCGATCCGGGCCGCAAGTTCGACGTCCCCGCCGACATGGTCATCAAGGCGCTGGGCTTCGATCCCGAGGAATTGCCGCACCTGTTCGGCGCCCCGGACCTCAGCGTCACGCGCTGGGGCACGCTGCGCGTCGATCACCAGACGATGATGACCAGCCTGCCCGGCGTGTTCGCGGCCGGAGACATCGTGCGCGGCGCCAGCCTGGTCGTATGGGGTATCCGCGACGGCCGCGACGTCAGCGACCAGATGGCAAAATGGTTGAAGGCGAAGGCGAAAAGCGAAAAGAAGGCGGCATGA
- a CDS encoding complex I NDUFA9 subunit family protein — MQTFDGQLITVLGGGGFLGRYVVQRLLARGARVRVAQRDPRAATFLKPLGGLGQTQFVAADVRDAASVARAAHGSDAVINLVGAFDDMHAVQADGAGHVAAAAKAAGAGVLVHVSAIGADRESASAYGRSKGDGEAAVRAAFAEAVILRPSIIFGREDQFINRFAGMMRALPVIPVIAPQAKFQPVYVGDVADAVVAALDRKAAGQLFELGGPQVLTMRELLRWIADATGRSPLFVEVPDFVAAALASGLGWAPGAPITKDQWLMLQSDNVVAGGAAGLADLGITPTSLASVADGWLVQYRRHGRFAVETPA; from the coding sequence ATGCAGACTTTCGACGGGCAATTGATCACGGTGCTGGGCGGTGGCGGCTTCCTCGGCCGCTATGTCGTGCAGCGGCTCCTGGCGCGCGGCGCGCGCGTTCGCGTTGCGCAGCGCGACCCGCGCGCCGCAACCTTCCTGAAGCCGCTCGGCGGGCTTGGCCAGACGCAGTTTGTCGCCGCCGACGTTCGCGATGCGGCGAGCGTCGCGCGCGCGGCGCACGGCAGCGATGCGGTGATCAACCTGGTCGGCGCGTTCGACGACATGCACGCCGTGCAAGCCGATGGCGCGGGCCATGTCGCGGCGGCAGCGAAGGCGGCGGGCGCCGGCGTGCTGGTGCATGTCTCGGCGATCGGCGCCGACCGCGAAAGCGCGTCGGCCTATGGCCGCAGCAAGGGCGACGGCGAAGCCGCGGTGCGCGCGGCCTTTGCCGAGGCCGTCATCCTGCGCCCCTCGATCATCTTTGGCCGCGAAGATCAGTTCATCAATCGTTTTGCGGGAATGATGCGCGCCCTGCCCGTCATCCCAGTGATCGCGCCGCAAGCGAAGTTTCAGCCCGTCTATGTCGGCGATGTCGCCGATGCGGTCGTCGCCGCGCTGGATCGCAAGGCCGCGGGCCAGCTGTTCGAGCTTGGCGGGCCGCAGGTGCTGACGATGCGCGAACTGCTGCGCTGGATCGCCGATGCGACCGGACGCTCGCCGCTGTTCGTCGAGGTGCCCGATTTTGTCGCCGCGGCGCTCGCGTCCGGCTTGGGCTGGGCGCCCGGCGCACCGATCACCAAGGACCAGTGGCTGATGCTGCAAAGTGACAATGTCGTGGCGGGCGGCGCCGCGGGCCTCGCCGATCTTGGCATCACGCCCACGTCGCTGGCATCGGTTGCCGACGGCTGGCTGGTGCAATATCGCCGCCATGGCCGCTTCGCAGTCGAAACCCCCGCCTGA